The Bosea sp. AS-1 region GTATCTATATACCTAATTGTATTTTTGCCTGCCTCTTCCTGTAGGTCTGATCTACAATTAGATTATTGAAGTAAAGTCGAGAATTTACGAGTGTTTGCAGGCCTTCCGATTTCACGGGGCGATCTTCAATCCGTGAATTCCAAGGCCGAAACTTACGGCGAGCGCCTCATTCGCCCCGCATCCCGTCCGATCGAGAACCTCGATTGGGGGGAAGAGGCGTCCATCAGGTGAAGCGTTCTCGCGAGCTTCGCATCGTCAACCATCCCTCCTCAGGAAGCTCCGATGCCGAACAACGAATTTGTCGGTTCGACTGGCATCAGCCGGCGGGTCCTCATGCATGCCGGCGCCAGCGCGGCGGCTGCGCTTTCCTTTCCGGCCTCGATACGGCCTGCCATTCCCGCCACGCCCTTTCAGGACAGTAGAAGGACTAAACGCATGAACTACGTGACGACCAAAGACGGGGTCGAGATCTTTTACAAGGACTGGGGGCCGAAATCGGCCCAGCCGCTCGTCTTCCATCACGGGTGGCCGTTGAGCTCCGACGACTGGGACGCCCAGATGCTCTTCTTCCTGGCACAGGGTTTTCGCGTCGTCGCTCATGATCGGCGTGGGCATGGCCGTTCGAGCCAGGTTGGGGACGGTCATGACATGGATCACTACGCCGCTGACGCCGCTGCCGTCGTCGACCATCTCGACCTGCGCAATGCCGTCCATATCGGCCACTCGACCGGCGGGGGCGAGGCTACGCGCTATGTCGCTCGTCACGGGAAGGGGCGCACGACAAAGCTCGTTCTCATCGGCGCCGTGCCTCCGCTCATGCTCAAGACGGACAGAAATCCGGGTGGGTTGCCCATCGAGGTCTTCGATGGCTTCAGGAAGAGCCTCGCCGCCAACCGCAGCCAGTTCTATGTCGACGTCGCCGCGGGGCCGTTCTACGGGTTCAATCGCCCGGGCGCGGACGTCAAAACCAGCCTGGTCCAGAACTGGTGGCGACAGGGCATGACGGGGAGCGCGAAGGCGCAATACGACGGGATCAAGGCCTTTTCCGAGACCGACTTCACCGAGGACCTCAAGCTCGTCG contains the following coding sequences:
- a CDS encoding alpha/beta hydrolase: MNYVTTKDGVEIFYKDWGPKSAQPLVFHHGWPLSSDDWDAQMLFFLAQGFRVVAHDRRGHGRSSQVGDGHDMDHYAADAAAVVDHLDLRNAVHIGHSTGGGEATRYVARHGKGRTTKLVLIGAVPPLMLKTDRNPGGLPIEVFDGFRKSLAANRSQFYVDVAAGPFYGFNRPGADVKTSLVQNWWRQGMTGSAKAQYDGIKAFSETDFTEDLKLVDVPTLIMHGDDDQVVPIQDSAPLSAKLLKKATLKVYSGYPHGMATTHADVINRDLLSFIHS